In Streptomyces durocortorensis, a genomic segment contains:
- a CDS encoding ATP-binding SpoIIE family protein phosphatase, producing MRTEEVLAAIATGLWRWDNAAGTVTLDAEAARLLGLPPEPGSYRESAVRSRFHPVDWNEIYGVVNLAVTEGTLAEARLRIVDERGRVLRTVRSRSKPVIPDRGDTEHYVLIGTLQEVAEPQPGSSDVSHPPITGDWRRSREAFLLDAGRALAEARSTEEVLRVAGSLSMPGFSPDGLAVFGAAGERLTIIGHHGHNVGDEDPFTDMPLETDYPAAEVVRTGRAIYLPSPEEYRRRYPATWPLARRFGRQSWAFLPLVSSGRTMGAWMAGFRHPVGFSPDERAVLSTVARMLAQALARAGVAETERELSLGLQRSMMPTLGPDIPGMTVAARYVPTGGGLQVGGDWYDMIPLPNGRIALVIGDVQGHDVRAAGLMGQLRIALRAYASEGHRPDAVLSRASRFLSGLTDAYESVEGDQEPPAPRFATCLYAEVNPEAGTLDIARAGHPDPVVISADGTAVIRQTAGGLPLGIETDSDYPTTRVVLEPGETIMLCTDGLIETGGHDMATGWTRLRPVLEEPTEDLEGMADALVQAVHGPTSHYTTGPLADRREDDIAVLVLRREIAPAREAPPRRSVLTIAQAEPERVSVGRQLVRELLHDWSDPEQVDSAVLMVSEMATNVLVHTDGDALMVAEVAGERGERRLRVEVADASDELPHKRRPGEMASSGRGLVLMEMLADAWGVDPRGEGKSIWFELYESDEPGESGEPGKSAEA from the coding sequence ATGCGCACCGAGGAAGTCCTGGCCGCGATCGCGACGGGCCTGTGGCGCTGGGACAACGCAGCCGGCACGGTCACGCTCGACGCGGAGGCGGCCCGGCTGCTCGGCCTGCCGCCCGAGCCCGGCAGCTACCGGGAGTCGGCGGTGCGCTCCCGTTTCCATCCGGTCGACTGGAACGAGATCTACGGGGTCGTGAACCTCGCCGTCACCGAGGGCACCCTGGCAGAGGCGCGGCTGCGGATCGTCGACGAGCGCGGGCGGGTGCTGCGTACCGTGCGCAGCCGCTCCAAGCCGGTCATCCCCGACCGCGGGGACACCGAGCACTACGTCCTCATCGGCACCCTCCAGGAGGTCGCCGAACCGCAGCCCGGCTCCTCCGATGTCTCGCACCCGCCGATCACCGGGGACTGGCGCCGCTCCCGGGAGGCGTTCCTGCTGGACGCCGGGCGGGCGCTGGCCGAGGCCCGGTCCACCGAGGAGGTGCTGCGGGTCGCCGGATCGCTGTCCATGCCCGGCTTCTCCCCGGACGGGCTCGCGGTCTTCGGGGCCGCCGGGGAGCGGCTGACCATCATCGGGCACCACGGGCACAACGTGGGGGACGAGGACCCCTTCACCGACATGCCGCTGGAGACCGACTACCCGGCCGCCGAGGTCGTCCGCACCGGCCGGGCGATCTACCTCCCGTCGCCGGAGGAGTACCGTCGCCGCTACCCCGCCACCTGGCCGCTCGCCCGGCGCTTCGGCCGGCAGTCCTGGGCCTTCCTGCCGCTGGTGTCCTCCGGCCGCACGATGGGCGCCTGGATGGCCGGGTTCAGACATCCGGTGGGGTTCTCGCCCGACGAGCGCGCGGTGCTCTCCACGGTCGCCCGGATGCTCGCCCAGGCCCTGGCCCGCGCCGGGGTCGCCGAGACGGAGCGTGAGCTGTCACTCGGGCTCCAGCGCTCGATGATGCCGACCCTGGGACCGGACATCCCTGGTATGACGGTGGCCGCACGGTACGTGCCGACCGGCGGCGGGCTCCAGGTCGGCGGCGACTGGTACGACATGATCCCGCTGCCCAACGGACGCATCGCCCTGGTCATCGGGGACGTCCAGGGCCATGACGTCCGGGCCGCCGGGCTGATGGGCCAGCTCCGCATCGCCCTGCGCGCCTACGCCTCCGAGGGGCACCGCCCGGACGCGGTGCTCTCCCGGGCCTCACGCTTCCTGTCCGGGCTCACCGACGCGTACGAGAGCGTGGAGGGCGACCAGGAGCCCCCGGCGCCGCGCTTCGCGACCTGCCTGTACGCGGAGGTGAACCCCGAGGCCGGGACCCTGGACATCGCCCGTGCGGGCCATCCGGACCCGGTGGTGATCAGCGCCGACGGCACCGCGGTGATCCGGCAGACGGCGGGCGGGCTGCCGCTCGGCATCGAGACGGACTCGGACTACCCCACCACCCGGGTGGTCCTGGAACCCGGCGAGACGATCATGCTGTGCACGGATGGCCTGATCGAGACCGGCGGACACGACATGGCCACCGGCTGGACCCGGCTGCGCCCGGTCCTGGAGGAGCCCACCGAGGATCTGGAGGGGATGGCCGACGCGCTCGTCCAGGCCGTGCACGGGCCGACCTCGCACTACACGACGGGACCGCTCGCGGACCGGCGCGAGGACGACATCGCAGTCCTGGTGCTGCGGCGCGAGATCGCCCCGGCCCGGGAGGCCCCGCCGCGCCGCAGCGTCCTGACCATCGCGCAGGCCGAACCCGAGCGGGTCTCGGTGGGGCGGCAGCTCGTACGGGAGCTGCTGCACGACTGGAGCGACCCGGAGCAGGTCGACTCGGCGGTCCTGATGGTCTCCGAGATGGCCACCAACGTGCTCGTCCACACGGACGGGGACGCGCTGATGGTGGCGGAGGTCGCCGGGGAGCGGGGGGAGCGGCGGCTGCGCGTCGAAGTGGCCGACGCCAGCGACGAGCTGCCGCACAAACGGCGGCCTGGCGAGATGGCGTCCAGCGGGCGGGGGCTGGTGCTGATGGAGATGCTGGCGGACGCGTGGGGGGTGGACCCGCGGGGGGAGGGGAAGTCGATCTGGTTCGAGCTGTACGAGTCGGACGAGCCGGGGGAGTCGGGGGAACCGGGGAAGTCGGCGGAGGCCTGA